A window of Nitrospinota bacterium contains these coding sequences:
- a CDS encoding YihY family inner membrane protein yields the protein MEPEKPDASEASPASAATRLKRGALGNTLVRLRQSLRGLSWNTVVYPFRVLWLALREFVRDGCAHKASALAFTTILTLVPILIVSFALFQAFGALKEVEARVQAFIFSHLIASSSQAISTYLTEFIHKTSAKTVGAVGVVALIGAAFALLNTVENVLGHIWNVRHTRRFGQRLSYYIAMILLGPLLIGVSISITAKFTHTDLFRTLMSYAFVGKAIYFMTPLVFSWLAFFLIYRFLTGVRVPLVPAALGAVIGGSLWELGKIGFDFYVLKLFAASKIYGSLVAFPIFLLWIYVSWFIILYGAELAYAIHHYEWLSSPLSRLLVPYPLMEQLAIRSVLKAAEAFEAGKTPLTPDVVAKDMGLERGLVEGVFEMLVEANILMRSHSDAEGYFLSRSIETIQVSEVVDTVRRSKQHAEHSLIPYTDGKVQELFLQMDRAYDEAIASTTLADLLAESPEAVAPATADDPTRSDGDAS from the coding sequence GTGGAGCCCGAAAAACCTGATGCCTCTGAAGCCTCGCCCGCATCGGCGGCGACCCGCCTGAAACGGGGGGCTTTAGGCAACACGCTCGTCCGCTTGCGACAAAGTCTTCGAGGCCTTTCGTGGAACACCGTTGTCTATCCCTTCCGTGTCCTGTGGTTGGCCCTTCGGGAGTTCGTCCGCGACGGCTGCGCCCACAAGGCTTCCGCCTTGGCGTTCACCACCATCCTGACCCTCGTGCCAATTCTCATCGTCTCTTTCGCGCTATTCCAGGCCTTCGGAGCCCTAAAAGAGGTCGAGGCCCGGGTTCAGGCCTTCATCTTCAGCCACCTCATCGCCTCCTCGAGCCAGGCCATCTCGACCTACCTCACCGAGTTCATCCACAAGACCTCGGCCAAGACGGTCGGGGCGGTGGGAGTGGTCGCCCTCATCGGGGCGGCTTTTGCGCTACTCAACACCGTCGAAAACGTCCTGGGTCACATCTGGAACGTGCGGCACACCCGCCGCTTCGGCCAGCGCCTCTCTTACTATATCGCCATGATCCTGTTGGGGCCCCTCCTCATTGGGGTCTCCATCAGCATCACCGCCAAGTTCACCCACACCGATCTCTTCCGCACCCTCATGAGCTACGCCTTCGTGGGCAAGGCCATCTACTTCATGACACCCCTCGTCTTCTCCTGGCTCGCTTTCTTCCTCATCTACCGGTTTCTGACCGGGGTGCGGGTACCCCTAGTACCCGCCGCCCTGGGGGCGGTCATCGGCGGCTCGCTGTGGGAGCTGGGCAAGATCGGCTTCGATTTCTATGTCCTCAAGCTCTTCGCCGCCAGCAAAATATACGGCTCATTGGTGGCCTTCCCAATCTTCCTCCTTTGGATCTATGTATCCTGGTTCATCATTCTCTATGGCGCCGAGCTAGCCTACGCCATCCACCACTACGAGTGGCTTTCGAGCCCATTAAGCCGCCTCCTGGTGCCCTATCCACTCATGGAGCAGTTGGCCATCCGGTCGGTCCTCAAAGCGGCCGAGGCCTTTGAGGCGGGAAAGACCCCACTTACCCCTGACGTTGTCGCAAAGGATATGGGGCTAGAGAGGGGGTTGGTCGAGGGGGTCTTCGAGATGCTTGTAGAGGCCAACATCCTCATGCGCTCCCACTCCGACGCAGAAGGCTATTTCCTCAGCCGCTCCATCGAAACCATTCAGGTCTCTGAGGTCGTCGATACGGTCCGCCGGAGCAAACAGCACGCGGAGCACTCCCTCATCCCCTATACCGACGGGAAAGTCCAGGAGCTTTTCCTTCAGATGGACCGGGCCTACGATGAGGCCATCGCCTCCACCACGCTCGCCGACCTCTTGGCAGAAAGCCCCGAGGCCGTGGCCCCCGCTACCGCGGACGACCCTACCCGGAGCGACGGGGATGCCTCGTGA
- a CDS encoding pyridoxal-phosphate dependent enzyme codes for MTGDGLPPRLSLAHLPTPIERLPRLSERLGVELFVKRDDLTGFLTSGNKVRKLEFLVAEALAEKCDTLVTCGALQSNHARTTAVVACRLGLESVLVLRGEPPTEYPGNLLIDRMVGAQIRSIDPEAWPRRAEIMEEVAEELRAS; via the coding sequence GTGACGGGCGACGGGCTCCCGCCCCGCTTGAGTCTGGCTCACCTCCCCACCCCCATTGAGCGGCTCCCTCGTCTCAGCGAACGCCTGGGGGTGGAGCTCTTCGTCAAGCGCGACGACCTTACCGGCTTTCTCACCAGCGGCAACAAGGTACGCAAGCTCGAGTTCCTCGTAGCCGAGGCCCTGGCCGAGAAGTGTGACACGCTGGTGACCTGCGGGGCTCTGCAATCAAACCACGCCAGGACCACGGCGGTGGTCGCCTGCCGCCTGGGGTTGGAAAGCGTTTTAGTGCTCAGGGGCGAGCCGCCTACGGAGTATCCCGGCAACCTTCTTATAGACCGGATGGTGGGCGCCCAAATACGTTCGATCGACCCAGAGGCGTGGCCCCGCCGTGCTGAAATAATGGAGGAGGTGGCCGAGGAGCTTCGGGCTTCGG
- a CDS encoding twin-arginine translocation pathway signal protein translates to MKRTFIAILILGVAFIGLGVTSTIHAASKGEIDRSVEVALEDLYGSAPGARELGKNAKGILVFPKVVKAGFILGGQYGEGALIKNGTTAGYYRTVAASYGFQIGAQSFGYALFFMTDEDLGWLERSSGWEIGAGPTVVVADTGLARSLSSTTAKKGVYAFFFSQRGLMAGIQLEGTKITKIDRH, encoded by the coding sequence ATGAAGAGAACATTCATTGCAATACTAATCTTGGGCGTTGCCTTCATCGGGCTGGGTGTAACAAGCACGATACATGCGGCGAGCAAGGGTGAAATCGACCGAAGTGTAGAGGTTGCGCTGGAAGACCTTTATGGCAGTGCGCCTGGAGCGAGGGAACTTGGAAAAAATGCGAAAGGGATCCTTGTTTTTCCAAAAGTCGTTAAAGCTGGTTTTATCCTCGGCGGCCAATATGGTGAGGGGGCGCTCATTAAGAACGGAACGACGGCAGGCTATTACAGAACAGTGGCAGCTTCATATGGTTTTCAAATTGGAGCGCAGTCGTTCGGCTATGCTTTGTTTTTCATGACCGATGAGGACCTCGGGTGGCTCGAGCGGTCCAGTGGTTGGGAGATTGGGGCCGGGCCTACGGTTGTTGTTGCCGACACCGGTCTGGCGAGATCACTCTCATCGACTACGGCAAAGAAGGGTGTCTACGCGTTTTTCTTCAGCCAACGTGGACTTATGGCAGGCATTCAACTTGAAGGCACAAAAATTACAAAGATCGATCGGCACTAG
- a CDS encoding enoyl-CoA hydratase/isomerase family protein has translation MEEPVILTEVEGDLGFLILNRPAMRNALNLEAYGAIPAAVASLEEAGVKTIVVRGAGERAFGAGSDISEFPTLRFGREAALHYNRVEEDALVALADCPLPTVAMIYGYCVGGGIEVAVVCDLRVAGQGARFGATPAKLGIAFSRQNVERLCHIIGPSHAKDLLLTAELISAERAHQIGLVNRVVADEALEAETLALARTIAQNAPLSVREMKLYVNDWAAVDDIHDGEGGGISLACYESDDYREGVEAFLEKRKPDFRGR, from the coding sequence ATGGAGGAGCCGGTCATCCTGACCGAGGTTGAAGGCGACCTCGGCTTCCTTATCCTCAACCGCCCGGCGATGCGAAACGCTCTCAACCTCGAAGCCTACGGTGCCATCCCCGCTGCCGTCGCCTCCCTCGAGGAGGCCGGTGTCAAGACCATCGTCGTTAGGGGAGCGGGAGAGAGGGCCTTCGGAGCGGGTAGCGATATCTCCGAATTTCCCACCCTTCGCTTCGGCCGCGAGGCGGCGCTCCATTACAACCGGGTGGAGGAGGACGCCTTGGTTGCACTCGCCGACTGTCCCCTGCCAACGGTCGCGATGATTTACGGCTACTGTGTGGGAGGGGGAATTGAGGTGGCGGTGGTCTGTGACCTCAGGGTCGCCGGCCAGGGCGCCAGGTTCGGCGCCACCCCGGCCAAGCTGGGGATCGCCTTCAGCCGCCAGAACGTCGAGAGGCTCTGCCACATTATCGGGCCCTCCCACGCCAAGGATCTGCTGTTGACTGCCGAACTCATCAGCGCCGAGCGCGCCCACCAAATCGGGCTCGTCAACCGGGTGGTTGCCGACGAGGCCCTCGAGGCCGAAACCCTAGCCTTGGCCCGCACCATCGCCCAGAACGCTCCGCTGTCGGTCCGTGAGATGAAGCTCTATGTCAACGATTGGGCCGCAGTCGACGACATCCACGATGGAGAGGGGGGCGGCATCTCCCTTGCGTGTTACGAGAGCGACGATTACCGGGAGGGGGTGGAGGCCTTCTTGGAAAAACGAAAACCGGATTTTCGCGGGAGGTAG
- a CDS encoding DUF1704 domain-containing protein codes for MLKTYRKIDETLWRIAGRLQLLKGVSPTQASIDKFRDSFFRSRKEGSRPPLRLAYYPPRSDLAALKAALEQASVPEGPLEPLYEAKRLELLAKAKLLAAVGTSDLTAQSHAVYGRPSPEDVRRADLYLEEHPPNKWPPREVTASALGERFAQALASRGLHDWGVVLRTEGVVGVCINYRQRAIEVHAERFFNEQDVARLIIHEIDTHILRRSRAEATDLRLFAMGTAGYLSTEEGLAVYQEAQHGVLEVNRLRVYAGQLLAVETALISGFGAVFESLVARGFDEEEAFHITLRVKRGLSNVEEPGAFTKDHCYFTGYCAIEAFVEAGGRVEELFLLGKVGLEDLPLLRRVGLVSAMRVRATV; via the coding sequence ATGTTGAAAACCTACCGGAAGATTGACGAAACCCTTTGGCGCATCGCCGGCCGGCTTCAGCTCCTCAAAGGCGTCAGCCCGACCCAGGCGAGTATCGACAAGTTCCGGGACAGCTTCTTCCGCTCCCGGAAGGAGGGGAGTCGTCCGCCGCTGCGCCTGGCATACTATCCGCCCCGGTCCGATCTAGCTGCCTTGAAGGCGGCGCTGGAGCAAGCCTCGGTGCCGGAGGGGCCTCTGGAACCCCTATACGAGGCCAAGCGCCTGGAGCTCCTGGCCAAAGCGAAGCTGCTTGCCGCCGTCGGAACCTCGGACCTGACAGCTCAATCTCATGCGGTCTACGGTCGTCCGAGCCCTGAGGATGTCCGGCGGGCTGACCTATACTTGGAGGAGCACCCTCCCAATAAATGGCCGCCACGGGAGGTGACCGCCTCGGCCCTCGGGGAGCGGTTCGCTCAGGCTTTGGCCTCTCGCGGTCTTCACGACTGGGGGGTTGTGCTCAGGACCGAAGGCGTGGTGGGCGTATGCATCAACTACCGCCAGCGGGCCATCGAGGTTCACGCCGAGCGCTTTTTCAACGAACAGGACGTGGCCCGGCTCATCATCCACGAGATCGACACCCATATCCTTAGGCGGTCTCGGGCAGAAGCCACCGACCTTAGACTATTCGCTATGGGGACGGCGGGATACCTCTCCACAGAAGAGGGGTTGGCGGTCTATCAGGAGGCCCAGCATGGGGTCCTGGAGGTCAACCGACTCAGGGTGTACGCCGGCCAACTGCTGGCCGTCGAAACCGCCCTCATAAGTGGCTTCGGGGCCGTGTTCGAGAGCCTCGTAGCCCGGGGCTTCGACGAAGAAGAGGCCTTTCACATTACCCTTCGGGTCAAGCGGGGACTCTCCAATGTCGAGGAACCTGGGGCCTTTACCAAGGACCATTGCTACTTCACCGGATATTGCGCAATTGAGGCTTTCGTCGAGGCGGGCGGCAGGGTCGAGGAGCTGTTCCTCCTCGGAAAGGTCGGCCTCGAAGATCTCCCACTCCTTCGCCGGGTTGGCCTTGTCTCGGCAATGAGGGTCCGCGCCACCGTTTAG